A stretch of Kazachstania africana CBS 2517 chromosome 7, complete genome DNA encodes these proteins:
- the SLK19 gene encoding Slk19p (similar to Saccharomyces cerevisiae SLK19 (YOR195W); ancestral locus Anc_8.604) codes for MDYDQVPVTPLKQTIGQKTDANVRKSGENELPILSNSKEQHNLTPSNITNVLDEISSSDNVTPISHLKVYPHSLSAKKRNAATCDSNNSNLSLDFGRNNEERGTASNTLEQLDINQMFNSNVQLNHSPLKIDLSSPNKDSNDNNSNTHIDKKIKLSDVPDLKQEDVNIFDDERSSPVPISMIEGVSPLKNDNLDELFSHKLTPVKPSADNGEDENYDFNKVIELVNKRNNELNKEVYDKNSKINEISLNFDRLNNEYVNQKKEIDNLMTEKNEIVTKLNEMQVVNNELVSKNEKLKVKVTEFKNEINTLNANQSLLKSKYDNLISENDALKKNKELLNNLSIENEKLINQGKNWETRFSELENEKDSADEKFAQIKEQFSELTSRNESLENQITELNELLSVAKEENKNSDLLNEVNSLQEERKELQKKLEKIELDKENEVSILESKISALNETISSLQSCQKEIENLNSTKTNLENDLTALKSKFEEVNDNSSIRTAEVTELNSQIESLRESNDQLQELNSKLDEEIEILKSESLKQDEEYKKVSIELESIQLKNKNVEVERNDELESLHKTVDSLEKSLKGGYDEITQLKKVNEQLKSQLESFEQNTHEDHSAVETLKKDFELKDKDSQEQIKALESQITSWRQKMEHNERDITQRLKNLADDLYVKYSSKHEQKVKLLKKSYESKYQSEIERLSLENKGFNQEIEQLNKQIENERREKQELLKILETKE; via the coding sequence ATGGATTACGATCAGGTACCAGTGACGCCACTGAAACAAACTATAGGCCAAAAGACTGATGCCAATGTCAGGAAGAGCGGGGAGAATGAGCTTCCGATATTGTCGAATTCAAAGGAGCAACACAACCTTACACCTTCTAATATAACGAACGTTTTGGATGAAATTAGCAGCTCAGACAATGTTACACCGATTTCCCATTTGAAAGTATACCCTCACAGCCTTTCTGctaaaaagagaaatgcCGCTACGTgtgattcaaataattcaaatctATCTTTAGattttggaagaaataatgaagaaagagGCACTGCTTCGAATACACTGGAACAGTTAGATATTAATCAAATGTTCAATAGTAACGTACAGCTAAATCATTCGCCGCTGAAAATCGATTTAAGCTCGCCAAATAAAGATAGTAATGACAACAACAGTAATACCCatattgataaaaagaTAAAGTTGAGTGATGTTCcagatttgaaacaagaagatgtcaatatatttgatgatgaaaggAGTTCACCTGTTCCAATCAGTATGATCGAAGGTGTATCgcctttgaaaaatgataatcTTGACGAATTATTCAGTCATAAGTTGACTCCAGTAAAACCTTCTGCGGATAATGGGGAGGATGAAAATtatgatttcaataaagtaATAGAATTAGTTAATAAgagaaataatgaattaaacAAGGAAGTTTATGAtaaaaattccaaaataaatgaaatttcactAAATTTTGATCGGTTGAACAACGAATACGTtaatcaaaagaaagaaattgacaaCTTAATGACTGAAAAAAACGAAATAGttacaaaattgaatgaaatgCAAGTAGTGAATAATGAACTAGTCagtaaaaatgaaaaactaAAAGTGAAAGTGACcgaatttaaaaatgaaattaacaCATTGAATGCAAACCAATCATTACTGAAATCTAAATACGACAATTTAATAAGTGAAAATGAtgctttgaagaaaaataaagaattgCTTAACAATTTATCTAtcgaaaatgaaaaacttATCAATCAAGGGAAAAACTGGGAAACAAGGTTTTCcgaattggaaaatgaaaaggatTCCGCAGATGAGAAATTCGCTCAAATAAAGGAACAATTCAGTGAACTCACCTCTAGAAATGAATCATtggaaaatcaaataacTGAATTGAATGAGTTACTAAGTGTAgctaaagaagaaaataagaatagTGACTTGTTAAATGAAGTCAACAGCTTACAAGAAGAACGAAAAGAATTacagaaaaaattagagaaaattgaactcgataaagaaaatgaagtttCAATTCTAGAATCTAAAATATCAGCATTAAACGAAACTATTTCATCATTACAAAGTTGTCAAAAGgaaatagaaaatttaaatagTACAAAAACCAActtagaaaatgatttaacCGCCTTAAAGAgcaaatttgaagaagttaaTGATAACTCCAGCATTCGGACGGCAGAGGTTACAGAGCTAAATTCCCAAATTGAATCCCTGAGAGAATCCAATGACCAATTACAGGAACTAAATAGCAAgttagatgaagaaatcgaaattttgaaatctgaAAGTTTGAAGCAAGATGAAGAGTATAAAAAGGTATCAATAGAGTTAGAAAGTATTCAACTcaagaataaaaatgttGAAGTTGAGAGAAATGATGAGTTAGAATCCTTACATAAAACGGTCGATTCGCTAGAGAAATCTTTAAAGGGCGGTTACGATGAAATAactcaattgaaaaaagtaaaTGAACAATTGAAATCACAATTAGAAAGCTTTGAACAAAATACCCATGAAGATCATTCGGCGGTTGAGACtttaaagaaagattttgaGTTGAAAGATAAAGACAGTCAAGAACAAATTAAGGCACTTGAAAGTCAGATAACAAGCTGGAGACAAAAGATGGAACACAACGAACGAGATATAACTCAAAGGTTGAAGAACCTAGCAGATGACCTTTACGTTAAATACTCTTCAAAACATGAACAGAAGGTCAAACtactgaaaaaaagttatgAATCAAAGTATCAGTCTGAAATTGAAAGGCTGTCGTTAGAAAATAAGGGCTTCAACCAAGAAATTGAGCAATTGAATAAGCAAATTGAAAACGAAAGAAGGGAAAAACAAGAActattaaaaatattagaaaCTAAAGAgtag
- the BFR1 gene encoding Bfr1p (similar to Saccharomyces cerevisiae BFR1 (YOR198C); ancestral locus Anc_8.609), whose translation MSSAAVATKKSNSPSVQKFKRPDVAVRDKKLETLNVQLKKIDQEIALLKKQIDQHQPNDLTLNERKKLQDENKEIIKKQATLKEKRNNIHTQIKSLDSQIKRKTNEINEKLGKQAKKSNFQSADDVKVKIDEIDQLIGTGNLSIVEEKLMIKEIQSLNKLIKDLKLIDPIKSSIDNDKTKINQLKDELNNELTPQTKELSTKFESNQLKLNSINEKSQSVYDKRQTVYNKRNALYKKRDEVYSQIRKIRSDFDNEFKAFKLKLEKERLKREQDQLLSKLLEQKENDITKLTEKLNMAKTPAFTYEIEAIENSLVHLDPTYTKPTKNVLSGFESEPSKIENKINIKQVNNDDLVLVQKAEVDPFTRNTAPSKSKKYKKKQSKSNENTGTSVFNKIDGKFSLEPTLIATLSELDVVVPISNDDVQKTIDELKAKHEELLSKQDEATEQNVKEAQSKLDALVKDYEAKEEKIKKDLEAKRQKEKEQQEKEQDEEQSENKQQ comes from the coding sequence ATGTCTTCTGCTGCTGTAGCCACTAAGAAAAGCAATTCGCCTTctgttcaaaaattcaaacgTCCTGATGTTGCTGTCAGAGATAAGAAATTAGAGACTTTAAATgttcaattgaagaagattgaTCAAGAAATAGCTCtattaaagaaacaaatCGATCAACATCAACCAAATGATTTGACTCtcaatgaaagaaagaaattacaagatgaaaataaggAAATCATCAAGAAGCAAGCTActttgaaggaaaaaagaaataatatacaCACACAAATTAAATCTTTAGATTCTCAAATCAAGAGAAAGActaatgaaatcaatgaaaaattgggTAAACAAGctaaaaaatcaaattttcaatctgCTGATGATGTTAAAgtaaaaattgatgaaattgatcaGTTAATTGGTACAGGcaatttatcaattgttgaagaaaaattaatgattaaagaaattcaatcattaaataaattaattaaagatttaaaattaattgatccaataaaatcttcaattgataatgataagactaaaattaatcaattaaaagatgaattaaacAACGAATTGACACCACAAACTAAAGAATTATCTACTAAATTCgaatcaaatcaattgaagTTGAATTCTATCAATGAAAAGAGTCAATCTGTCTATGATAAGAGACAAACTGTCTATAATAAGCGTAATGCTTTATACAAGAAGCGTGATGAAGTTTACAGTCAAATTAGAAAGATTAGATCTGATTTcgataatgaatttaaagctttcaaattgaagttAGAAAAAGAACGTTTAAAGCGTGAACAAGATcaattattatcaaaattattagaacaaaaggaaaatgatatcACTAAattaactgaaaaattaaacatGGCAAAGACACCAGCATTTACTTACGAAATTGAAGCCATTGAAAACTCTTTAGTTCATTTAGATCCAACTTACACAAAACCAACAAAGAATGTGTTATCTGGTTTCGAATCTGAACcctcaaaaattgaaaataaaatcaatattaaacaagtcaataatgatgatttagTCTTGGTTCAAAAAGCTGAAGTTGATCCATTCACCAGAAACACTGCTCCatcaaaatctaaaaaatataagaagaagcaatccaaatcaaatgaaaataccGGTACTTCAGTTTTTAACAAGATTGATGGTAAATTCTCTCTAGAACCAACTTTAATTGCTACTCTTTCAGAATTAGATGTTGTTGTTCCAATCTCAAATGATGATGTCCAAAAGActattgatgaattaaagGCCAAGCATGAAGAACTCTTATCTAAGCAAGATGAAGCTACTGAACAAAATGTCAAAGAAGCTCAAAGTAAATTAGATGCTTTAGTCAAAGACTATGAAgcaaaggaagaaaaaatcaaaaaggATTTAGAAGCTAAGAGacaaaaggaaaaagaacaacaggaaaaagaacaagatgAAGAACAAAGTGAAAACaaacaacaataa
- the LIP5 gene encoding lipoate synthase (similar to Saccharomyces cerevisiae LIP5 (YOR196C); ancestral locus Anc_8.606) → MFRLTWLSRRTIVTDLSSVKPRRRIIQFKDKLNKGPSFQDFLTGKAQNIIFDPLEEIRQNMDDDEMKKLPSWLKVQIPKGKNFTKVHNDLKDLKLTTVCQEAKCPNIGECWRGKDKSKATATIMLLGDTCTRGCRFCSVKTSRNPAPPDPKEPENTAEAIRRWGLGYVVLTTVDRDDLADGGAHHLAQTVRLIKEKTSNKVLVETLSGDFRGDMEMVDVMARSGLDVYAHNLETVEELTPHVRDRRAGYRQSLAVLKRAKETVPTLLTKSSIMLGFGETDEQLLRTLKDLRTVDCDVVTFGQYMRPTKRHMKVVEYVHPTKFEYWQKVAMDLGFVYCASGPLVRSSYKAGEYFIENVLKKRKLDNL, encoded by the coding sequence ATGTTCAGACTTACTTGGCTCTCTCGAAGGACTATTGTAACAGATCTATCTTCTGTTAAGCCCCGAAGAagaatcattcaatttaaagatAAACTGAATAAAGGTCCATCATTCCAGGACTTCTTAACTGGTAAGGCTcagaatattatatttgatCCATTGGAAGAGATACGTCAAAATAtggatgatgatgaaatgaagaaattacCTTCATGGCTAAAAGTGCAGATTCCAAAAGGTAAAAATTTTACGAAAGTGCATAACGActtaaaagatttgaaattgacCACTGTATGTCAAGAAGCTAAATGTCCCAATATCGGCGAATGTTGGCGTGGGAAGGATAAGAGCAAGGCTACTGCTACCATCATGTTATTAGGTGATACCTGTACAAGAGGTTGCAGATTCTGTTCGGTGAAAACTAGTAGGAATCCGGCACCACCAGACCCTAAAGAACCAGAAAACACTGCTGAAGCTATTAGAAGGTGGGGACTCGGATATGTCGTGTTAACTACCGTAGATAGAGACGATTTGGCCGATGGAGGGGCCCACCATCTTGCTCAAACGGTAAGACtcatcaaagaaaaaacttCCAATAAAGTCTTGGTAGAGACATTATCTGGAGATTTTAGAGGAGATATGGAGATGGTTGATGTAATGGCAAGAAGCGGATTGGATGTTTACGCACATAATCTCGAGACTGTTGAAGAACTCACACCGCACGTAAGAGATAGAAGAGCCGGTTACAGACAGTCACTCGCTGTCTTGAAAAGAGCTAAGGAGACAGTGCCAACTTTACTTACGAAAAGCTCAATAATGTTAGGATTTGGTGAAACTGATGAACAACTTTTAAGAACTCTAAAAGACTTGAGAACTGTTGATTGCGATGTCGTTACATTTGGACAGTATATGAGACCTACAAAGAGACATATGAAAGTAGTAGAATACGTGCATCctacaaaatttgaatattggCAAAAAGTTGCAATGGATTTAGGATTTGTATATTGCGCCTCTGGTCCTTTAGTTAGATCATCCTATAAGGCTGGGGAAtactttattgaaaacgTACTGAAAAAAAGGAAGCTAGATAACTtgtga
- the MRM1 gene encoding Mrm1p (similar to Saccharomyces cerevisiae MRM1 (YOR201C); ancestral locus Anc_8.611): MIKYITRTYSIKPGIKTSGPLSKSIDKNIPQYRRVKAWERDKKNKDDWFRDKYSHIHAERRRRKEGNSAFIYGHNSVVSALNDAKRGRKLYYHGKNINEEIEKLCDRSGICIEKVSKQELNALSGNNVHNNLVLEAAPLKLDTASSIDVSDDAIEVHTMSDNQKIVRMNRGNPLGVLMDKITDPFNVGSIVRSCFYMGVDFALSAGSVNVEKGFSSTIHKASSGAIESIPVYNIDDKVKFITAMKDKGWVFVAATVDSDNSEKRILMDDLRIVGGTSGVILVLGSEGQGISKRVQHECDYTVEIPVRARKKNRSVDSLNVGVAAGILLEKLTAEK; the protein is encoded by the coding sequence ATGATAAAGTATATTACGAGAACGTATTCAATAAAACCGGGAATTAAGACTTCAGGTCCATTGTCCAAATCTATAGACAAGAATATACCGCAATATAGAAGAGTCAAAGCATGGGAAAGGGACAAGAAGAACAAAGACGATTGGTTTAGAGATAAATATTCACATATTCATGcagaaagaagaaggagaaaGGAGGGAAACAGCGCTTTCATATATGGACACAACAGTGTAGTGAGTGCATTGAATGATGCCAAGAGAGGACGTAAATTGTATTATCATGGAAAGAACATAAATgaagagattgaaaaattatgtgATAGGTCTGGAATTTGCATAGAGAAAGTCAGTAAACAGGAATTGAATGCATTGAGTGGTAACAATGTTCATAATAATCTGGTTTTAGAAGCAGCCCCATTGAAATTAGATACTGCGTCCAGTATTGACGTTTCGGATGATGCAATAGAAGTGCATACCATGTCTGATAATCAGAAGATTGTAAGAATGAATCGTGGGAACCCACTTGGTGTACTGATGGATAAAATCACAGACCCGTTTAATGTGGGATCAATAGTACGATCTTGTTTCTATATGGGTGTTGATTTTGCTCTAAGTGCCGGTAGTGTTAATGTCGAGAAAGGATTCTCGAGCACCATACACAAGGCGAGCAGTGGCGCCATTGAGAGCATTCCAGTTTACaatattgatgataaaGTGAAGTTCATCACTGCGATGAAAGATAAAGGATGGGTATTTGTTGCGGCTACTGTAGATAGTGATAATTCAGAGAAGAGAATCTTGATGGATGACTTACGAATTGTAGGCGGTACCTCTGGCGTGATTCTAGTTTTGGGCAGTGAAGGCCAAGGCATAAGTAAAAGAGTACAACATGAATGTGATTATACAGTAGAGATTCCAGTGAGGGCAAGGAAAAAGAATCGTTCGGTGGATTCATTGAACGTTGGAGTTGCTGCAGGTATACTGCTTGAGAAACTGACGGCAGAAAAGTAG
- the MCA1 gene encoding Ca(2+)-dependent cysteine protease MCA1 (similar to Saccharomyces cerevisiae MCA1 (YOR197W); ancestral locus Anc_8.608), which yields MFPGQGRYTYNNNSANNYNNTANERYAGYIQPQQLVAPPIRPQTFNSELDPHTKYQYSQCTGKRKALLVGINYIGSQNQLRGCINDTQNIYNFLTTQYGYNPDDIVILTDDNREYVRVPTRENMIRAMYWLVSNVQANDTLFFHYSGHGGQTKDLDGDEVDGFDSVIYPVDFQTAGHIVDDEMHEIMVRTLPQGVRLTALFDSCHSGSALDLPYCYSTKGVIKEPNAWKNVGQDGLNVALSYATGNNMGMITSLGSMASSFWNKNSSTGIRDRVKQIKFSAADVIMLSGSKDDQTSADAVEDGQNIGAMSYAFIKVLNLQPQQSYLSLLQNMRQELRGKYSQKPQLSASHPIDVNLQFIF from the coding sequence ATGTTTCCAGGTCAGGGTAGATACACGTATAACAACAACAGTGCtaataattataataatactgCCAATGAACGGTATGCTGGATATATTCAGCCCCAACAATTGGTAGCACCGCCGATCAGACCTCAGACTTTCAATTCAGAATTAGACCCACATACAAAGTATCAATATTCGCAATGTACGGGGAAACGTAAGGCTCTGCTGGTTGGTATCAATTATATTGGCtctcaaaatcaattacGAGGTTGTATCAATGATACACAGAacatttacaattttttaactACTCAGTACGGTTATAATCCAGACGATATTGTCATATTGACCGATGATAATAGGGAATATGTACGGGTCCCGACACGAGAGAATATGATCAGAGCAATGTATTGGCTGGTGAGTAATGTACAGGCAAATGATACACTTTTTTTCCACTATTCTGGTCATGGTGGACAAACCAAGGATTTAGACGGCGATGAAGTTGATGGATTTGATAGTGTCATTTACCCGGTGGATTTCCAGACAGCTGGTCATATTGTCGATGATGAGATGCATGAAATTATGGTACGTACGTTACCGCAAGGTGTCAGGTTGACTGCGCTATTCGATTCCTGCCATTCAGGTAGTGCACTTGATTTGCCATACTGTTACTCAACGAAAGGTGTTATCAAAGAGCCAAATGCTTGGAAAAATGTAGGTCAAGATGGTCTGAATGTTGCTCTTTCATACGCTACAGGCAATAATATGGGAATGATAACATCGTTGGGGTCTATGGCGTCATCATTTTggaataaaaattcaagtaCTGGCATAAGAGATAGAGTCaaacaaatcaaattctCAGCCGCCGACGTTATAATGTTGTCAGGTTCGAAGGATGACCAGACATCAGCAGATGCTGTTGAAGACGGTCAGAATATTGGTGCTATGTCATACGCATTTATCaaagttttgaatttaCAACCGCAACAGTCATATTTATCTCTGTTACAGAATATGAGACAGGAATTGAGAGGAAAGTACTCTCAAAAACCACAATTATCAGCTTCACACCCTATAGATGTTAATTtacaatttattttctag